A single window of Candidatus Babeliaceae bacterium DNA harbors:
- a CDS encoding nucleotide sugar dehydrogenase — MNKIWLLSLLAISIIHARNSITVIGIGKLGLCTALCFEQAGYDVLGIDLNQEYIASLNNKTFNSLEPHVNTLLHNSTRFTASCSLDEGLEFSDIYYIMVDTPSTPHKEAYDHKNLNNVLSEINKRKVTNKHIVIGCTVFPGYIRTIGKNLLKDCINTTLSYNPEFIAQGNIIHGLQHPDIVLIGEGSPEAGDTIEALYQKTCLNKPRICRMSPDSAEITKLAVNCFITTKIAYANMVADIADKTPDADKYAILNAIGGDNRIGHLCLKPGYGFGGPCFPRDNRALGSYAQTLGIDPVIPQATDSANKLHAHFMTKQFLDKHQETYIFEKVTYKNACNVPIIDESQKLVVAAALAQKGKKVVIIDTEPVIKEVQKVFGDMFEYQLEI, encoded by the coding sequence ATGAACAAAATATGGTTATTATCTCTTCTTGCAATCTCTATAATACATGCACGAAATTCAATTACCGTGATTGGTATAGGCAAACTAGGGTTGTGCACAGCGCTGTGTTTTGAACAAGCCGGATATGACGTACTGGGTATTGATCTCAATCAAGAATATATTGCCAGCCTTAATAACAAAACGTTCAATTCTTTAGAACCACATGTAAACACGCTCTTACACAATAGCACTCGCTTTACAGCGAGCTGTTCTTTAGACGAAGGCCTCGAATTTTCTGATATATATTATATTATGGTCGACACCCCCTCAACACCGCACAAAGAAGCCTATGATCACAAAAATTTAAATAACGTATTATCAGAAATTAATAAAAGAAAAGTAACCAATAAACATATTGTCATAGGGTGCACCGTATTTCCTGGATACATACGCACAATCGGAAAAAATCTTCTTAAAGATTGCATCAACACTACCCTCAGTTATAACCCTGAATTTATTGCCCAGGGCAATATTATACATGGATTACAACACCCCGATATTGTATTAATTGGCGAAGGATCACCAGAAGCTGGCGATACAATAGAAGCACTCTATCAAAAAACTTGTTTAAATAAACCGCGTATATGCCGCATGAGCCCTGATAGCGCAGAAATAACAAAACTTGCGGTCAACTGTTTTATTACTACCAAAATTGCCTATGCCAATATGGTAGCAGATATTGCAGACAAAACGCCTGACGCAGATAAATATGCCATTCTTAACGCGATAGGCGGCGACAATCGTATTGGACATCTATGCTTAAAGCCTGGGTATGGCTTTGGCGGTCCGTGCTTTCCACGAGACAATCGTGCTCTAGGAAGCTATGCGCAAACTCTTGGCATTGATCCTGTTATTCCCCAAGCAACCGACAGCGCAAACAAATTGCATGCCCACTTTATGACCAAGCAATTTTTAGATAAACATCAAGAAACGTACATTTTCGAAAAAGTTACTTATAAAAATGCATGCAACGTACCCATTATCGATGAATCTCAAAAATTGGTTGTAGCAGCTGCGCTTGCACAAAAGGG